ctttttgaagttccccttcttctttcctttgccctttttctttaaactagtggtcctgttgaccatcaacacttgatgctccttcttgattctacctccgcagctttcagcattgcgaagagctcgggaatagtcttattcatcccttgcatattatagttcatcacgaagctcttgtagcttggtggcagtgattggagaattctgtcaatgacgcaatcatctggaagattaactcccaattgaatcaagtgattattatacccagacattttgagtatatgctcactgacagaatttttctcctccatcttgcagctatagaacttattggagacttcatatctctcaatccggggatttgcttgaaatattaacttcaactcctggaacatctcatatgctccatgacgttcaaaacatcgttgaagtcccgattctaagccgtaaagcatggcacactgaactatcgagtagtcatcagctttgctctgccagacgttcataacatctggtgttgctccagcagcaggcctggcacctagcggtgcttccaggacgtaattcttctgtgcagcaatgaggataatcctcaagttacggacccagtccgtgtaattgctaccatcatctttcaactttgctttctcaaggaatgcattaaaattcaacggaacaatggcacgggccatctatctacaatcaaacataaacaagcaagatactatcaggtactaagttcatgataaatttaggttcaattaatcatattactaaagaactcccacttagatggacatccctctaatcctctaagtgattacgtgatccaaatcaactaaaccatgtccgatcatcacatgagatggagtagtttcattggtgaacatcactatgttgatcatatctactatatgattcacgctcgacctttcggtctccgtgttccgaggccatatctgtatatgcttggctcatcaagtataacctgagtattccgcgtgtgcaactgttttgcacctgttgtatttgaacgtagagcctatcacacccgatcatcacgtggtgtctcagcacgaagaactttcacaacggtgcatactcaaggagaacacttcttgataattagtgagagatcatcttaaaatgctatcgtcaatcaaagcaagataagatgcataaaagataaacatcacatgcaatcaatataagtgatatgatatggccatcatcatcttgtgcttgtgatcttcatcttctaagcaccgtcgtgatcaccatcgtcaccggcgcaacaccttgattaccatctagcatcgttgtcgtctcgccaatcttatgcttccacgactatcgctaccgcttagtgataaagtaaagcattacaacgcaattgcattgcatacaataaagcgacaaccatatggctcctgccagttgccgataacttggttacaaaacatgatcatctcatacaataaaatttagcatcatgtcttgaccatatcacatcacaacatgccctgcaaaaacaagttagacgtcctctactttgttgttgcaagttttacgtggctgctacgggcttaagcaagaaccaatcttacctacgcatcaaaaccacaacgatagtttgtcaagttggtgttgttttaaccttcgcaaggaccgggcgtagccacactcagttcaactaaagttggagaaactgacacccgctagccacctttgtgcaaagcacgtcgggagaaccggtctcgcgtaagcgtacgcgtaatgtcggtccgggccgcttcgtccaacaataccgccgaaccaaagtatgacatgatggtaagcagtatgacttatatcgcccacaactcacttgtgttctactcgtgcatataacatcaacacataaaacctggctctgatgccactgttggggaacgtagtaatttcaaaaaaattcctacgcacacgcaagatcatggtgatgcatagcaatgagaggggagagtgtgatctacgtacccttgtagaccgacagtggaagcgttatgacaacgcggttgatgtagtcgtacatcttcacggcccgaccgatcaagcaccgaaactacggcacctccgagttctagcacacgttcagctcgatgacgatccccgaactccgatccagcaaagtgtcggggaagagttccgtcagcacgacggcgtggtgacgatcttgatgttctaccatcgcagggcttcgcctaggcactgctacaatattatcgaggattgtggtggaagggggcaccgcacacggctaagagaacgatcacgaagatcaacttgtatgtctaggggtgcccctgcccccgtatataaaggggcaaggggaggaggccggccggccctataggcgcgccaaggaggagtcctcctcctagtaggagtaggactcctactaggagggggaaggaagtggggagggagaaggaaaggggagcgccgcccccctctcctagtccaattcggaccagggggaggaggcacgcggcccaccctggctgcccttctctttctccactaaggcccatatgtcccattacttctcccgggggggttccggtaacccttcggtactccggttttctccgaaatcacccggaacacttccggtgtccgaatatagccgtccaatatatcaatctttatttctcgaccattttgagactcctcgttatgtccgtgatcacatccgggactccgaactaacttcggtacatcaaaactcataaactcataatataattgtcatcgaaaccttaagcgtgcggaccctacgggtccgagaacaatgtagacatgaccgagacatgtctccgatcaataaccaatagcggaacctggatgctcatattggctcctacatattctacgaagatctttattggtcagaccgcataacaacatatgttgttccctttgtcatcggtatgttacttgcccgagattcgatcgtcggtatctcaatacctagttaaatctcgttaccgggaagtctctttactcgtttcgtaatacatcatctcgcaactaactcattagttgcaatgcttgcaaggcttatgtgatgtgcattaccgagagggcccagagatacctctccgacaatcggagtgacaaatcctaatctcgaaatacgccaacccaacatttacctttggagacacctatagagctcctttataatcacccagttacgttgtgacgtttggtagcacacaaagtgttcctccgacaaacgggagttgcataatctcatagtcataggaacatgtataagccatgaagaaagcaatagcaacatactaaacgatcgggtgctaagctaatagaatgggtcatgtcaatcacatcattctcctaataatgcgatcccgttaatcaaatgacaacacatgtctatggttaggaaacataaccatctttgattaatgagctagtcaagtagaggcatactagtgacatttagtttgtctatgtattcacacaagtattatgtttccgaataatacaattctagcatgaataataaacatttatcatgatataaggaaataaaataataacattattattgcctctagggcatatttccttcatagatcgtacttggagtccctcgaaccgttGATGAGCGATCCTGTGAACCGCTCATGAATAGTCCCTCGAACCAAAGAGCGAAAGtatgacctctctacttggttgcacgcATGCAACCTTCACAATGCGACAACACTTCATCGTTCAGAGCTAATTGCTGCCGGAGAATTAGAGGGGGGATTAGAACCACACGAGACTCTTAATTATAAGGATTAGAGGATTAGTCTACCTttgattagtcaactaggaccaactagaaccagaagaactagaggaggctccaaaacttgtgtgtacAAAAGGGCACcaaacctctagtatatataggttagtgggggagggagggctgccaccaaggggggaggagtcccccTTGTGCGCCAGCCTAGGGGGGAGGAGTCTAACTCCTCCTCCATCCCAACACGGCCTCCTTACTTAGGGAAGGAGGCGCCTCCCCACTTGGGGCCTTTGTGGCCCAAGCTGCCTTCTACCACTTGGCCTTCTTAGGCCCGTTGATATTGAATTAAATATAAAATTATTCTAAATACTCTCAGATCagtttatatataatttaacatccctggaaacattttccacctatatattatttatcggtaATATCCGGCATTacccgatattcaccgaaacccttccaGTGACCCCGGAACGCTTCCGAATCCTCTTGGAACTATTctggatattaatgaaacaataccacaaatatattctcatcactcccgtTATACTAACACTCAACAGATCGTGATTGCCTTAAGTGTGTGACCCCATAGTttcggtaactcatagacatgaacgaaaccgttTGTTCAATGACTGACAGtggaaccgtggacgtccatatcgatccctatgagcacacgaatgatatttgagtgaacctttggttatcatgtgatgttcctttTGCTTCATGATACTTCACAAAACCCGGGATACATCGGTACCCCCctaagtcatcaccatgctcactataccaaaATCCTCGTcaccatttttcttttctttctcgttattgtgttcTGGCATCCCCTTGACGTAGTCACCTATGCCTGGTCAGGCGATGATGGACGTCATTAGACGGAGAGGGCCTTaaaaatatctctccatcgtcggagaagcaaatcccactctcgagctatctagtcccttgtcaaactttctaaTGAACCTATAAGTTATCGTTATGATCATCGTGTTAcaggtgacgtttgagcaaccccaaagcccactatatggtaagaagtgactacgatattctcatggtctaaggagcaaaatcacatgttaacactctatgttattacaattgattatagacgatattaactcaattcataacagacaagattgggtcgattcaatatgaccgttcttccaatgtcataatctcaatgttgttttaggactatcgctaCACTTAACAATATCCCGAGATCTGGAAaatgtgatcaccaacaacacttgatctagtcctagaggcaagactaggaacctttcTTTTTTACTGTTTATTattccacatgtgcatatgagttttctactgaatcacatattccaggatcatagcagttatagcatagaatataaagttTGTAATTATGAGTATGGAAATATAacaatacaaatattattgcctctagagcatatttctaaCACCACATTGACACCGGCCTAGAGCGGACGTGATATCTTACTTGCGCTGGCATTGAAGCGGCTCGTCGGCCGAGAGCGCCGCCTGTTGCACACGCCTTCTCTCCGCACTGAAATGGCATTTGTCTGCCCACCTACCTCCATTAAACCAGCGTGTGTGTGGAGGAACATAATCTATTGCCCGAGCGCCACATGTTCGTCCCTGTGTCGGCTGATATATATTAAGCACCTCTCTGGTAGGTGTCTTGCATCCGCACACTATTTAAACATGTCCATGCGCCGGGCAGGAACCACACCCTAGTATCACACTCGGCATGGCCTCCAGctccaaattcttctgtgatggccTCTCTGGCGAGTAGAAGAAGGAGCTCTTCAGCATTGCAGCTGCATGGGTTGCCCGACAAGCCAGCAGGATACAGGAGGGCTTGCCGGCAAGCCCTCCAGAGCAGGTGCCACTGCCACCACCAGGACGTCCTCGCTCGTCCAAACTGGCCAATGTTGTCTCCTTGCAAATCTGTCGCGAGCGATGCCGGCAACGCGTCTGACACGCGAAGAATAAGCCTTGTTCGCGGATGTTGACTCAACAGCAGAGGAATTTGACTGGGCACCAACGATGAGGTCACCAACTCCGCGTCAGTCGTGCCCCGACGCCACGACGACCAAGTCGGCATGTCTGCGGCCGCCGCTGAcatcgaggaaaagtagaacatggATGGTCGCCGCCGGTTGGGTCCCATGAAGGTCAACGCCGCCGCCTCACCGAGTTGCACAGCCGGTGACTTGCCCGGGGCGTAGGCCACGGCGTCCGTCTTTTCCGTTCCAAAAACCAATTTTAATTTGTGCTTCGCGGTAGCGGAGGGTGGCTACTCTTCCCCTCCCGCTAAAGCATGTCCCTCCGGGGTTTAGGGCAGTCCGATGAGCGGGCTGCCGGACAAAGGGAAGACATGTCATGGAAATGAAGACCCGCCGCGGCCAACTATACGCTAGTTTAGCCTAGTCTGGTATAGTTTAGTTAAATATAAAGGTTTTCATCTGGTTTGTATGAAAATTATCCAGTTCGCATGTAATTTGTTTGATTAGATTCAAATTCTGTTTTAAATGTACCTGGATAACTTTGAATGACCGGCTTTTCCTTTAGTATTTGTGGACGAATGCGGTGTCTGATCTATGGGTCGGTCTTGGAGATGCTCTGAATACCAACGAGTGTAGTACCAACGGGTGTACGACACACAACACATGTATGGCAGGAAGTATGGCAACAATCCGGTCGTACAAAGCACGCCGAGGCCCAGATCGACCAGGAGCTAGCTAATTGAAGCCTGCCCGTTGCGGCGGCCCGGAACCAACTAGCAACTGCCGTGGCCGTTCCCAGAGCGTTCGGGGCCACCACCTGTCGCGCATTTGGATTTCCGTGGCCCCTTTCGGTTTCTCCTCCTCGTCGTACCTATTTAATGCCACCTATGTTCCAGAAAAACCTTATTCAATGCCATCCCCATTCAGGGAAAGGGGAGAGAATCAGAGGAGCAGCAGCCAATAGCCGCCCGCGGAGATAGCCAGAGCCGGAGCCAGAGAGGAAGGCTGGAATTCGAGAGatcggagggagggaggaggatgaCGGAGCGGCAGGACGAGGCGTGGTGCTCGTGCTCGCCGAGGCAGTGCAGGATTTGCCACGAGGAGGAAGGGGACGACGGCTGCGCAACCGCAACCGCCATGGAGTCTCCCTGCGGATGCTCTGGCTCCCTCAAGGTATATGTCGTGTATACATGGATTGCTATCATTCTGGCTGTTGTTCTGCCCAATTCCTTGGGTGTTCCCTTCTCCCGATCGGTGCCGTTTCTTGATGGTTGATCTGCGTGTTCATGTCGTGTTCTCCAGTATGCTCAcagggggtgcgtgcagagatggtGCGACGAGAAGGGGAGCACCGTCTGCGAGATTTGCCTCCAGGTAACTCGGCCTTCTCTGGTTCCGTTGCATCTCCTTGAAAAAATCTCACTGGAATCCTCGCGTGTCCAGTTATTTCGCTTGATCATCATTTCCTACCGTCCGTTTATCCATGGGAATTTCCTTTTTTGAAAAACTTCTATTCTAATCTTTGCCTGATCATCATTTCCTACTGTtttatccatgagaatttccatttttTACTTAAAAAATATATAGCAAAAAAAAGAGGACTAGGCTATGGGAGGATGAACCAACTCTGTTCGCCCTTTTCCACGATTTCCGGAATTGAGACCCGTGTGAGTGAGTGCTTCACAGCTTGGGTAGGACTCCTGTAAAGAGTAGATGTTTTTAGCATACCGAGTACTGTACAATCTTTTCATAGATAGAACTCTCCGCTGCTTGTTTCCTTGCTTTTGTTTAACATGTTTTTTTGCTGTCCAGAATTACGAGCCTGGATACACCGTTGCTCCCAAGAAAACTCAAGTTGCTCATGTCGCAGTCACCATCAGGTGCCGCCCCTCCCCACTCCATTTCCGttttctccctctcctctcttggTAACTGGGACCGGTGCTGGTACGCGCAAAGAGGCTATAGAACGTAGTGAATGCTGAATAGTAAAACCTTACTCCTAATTCATGTCTAGTGAGTGACATGCAACTGTCATCAACCATTTGGAATGCCCAATAAAACATTCGGATCCTGACCTGGTTGCCGGGGTTCACAATAGCGAGGCACGACCAGTATACAAAAATTCAAACCATTCAGGTAAATAAACAAGAATACCAATCAAACAGCAGCTGTCCGTCTCACTCTACGCGGCATGGCATCTTGTTTCTTTAGGACGGGGGGAAAGCAAAGAACAAATGATCATTGACAGAGCCGCCGACCGGTACGTGGATTCGGTCCAGCTGTTTCGCCAGCCAAGTTGTACAGTACCAAATACCAACCGCCTTGTCCTGATTATTCTCCTCATGAGATGGCAGATAAGATGCCCTCCATTTCACATCTGTACAACCGTGTCCTGCACTCCTGCAGCACCATGCCATTGCAGCCTTGCAAAACTGCAAACGAGTCAACCCGTCTCTTGGTTCGCACTACTGCAGAGATAGGTACCATCTGTTCAACAATGCAATGAGAATACGAGATGGCATGAATGGTCCAGAGGGTCAAATGTTGAATCCTGTCATCGCCATCACACGTTAACCTGTTGTTCGTGGTGCAGAGGGAGCCTGGAGGTCCCAAGGCAGGATTATGAGGCACCGGAGGATGCCGTGTTGATCGGGCTCGACGCGGCGGTGGGTGACCCGGCCTACGCCGAGTGCGCGAGCGCCGCCGGCAGAAGTGCTGCCTGGTGCCGGTCGGTGACGGTGACGGTACACCCCTGACCGAGACTTTGAACCACATTGCCATGTTCAGAACTTCAGATGCGAATGGCGTTGAACTCTGACCGAATTCTGCTTGTCCGTGCAGTTCACTGTTGTGTTGCTGCTGAGGCATCTCATCGCCCTGGTGACCGTCGGCGCCGCGAATCAGTACGCCTTCAGCCTGCTGACGGTGAGTTCTATCCATGATTTTTCCCTCGGATAAATAAACAAATAAAGGTGATCCATGATTGTTTGACATGTGTTCCTTTTCTTTGAAGATATACTTGCTGAGGGCGAGTGGGATCTTGCTGCCGTTCTACGTCCTCATGCGGCTCATCTCCGCGGTGCAGCACGGCCAGATGCAGTACCGGCTGCAGATGCTCCAGGTGCGTTGCGTCGTCCGAGTTTTAGGCGCTGGTTGCAGGGGAGGTTCCAGTGAGCAAGTTTTTGACACCTGTTTCTTGCTGCAGGATCAAAAGAAGGAACGCATCAAGAATGCAACACGGGGTGCCCGGTCAGAGACAACAGCAGCATGTGATTCTTGTTGTGTGAGGAGTGGATGTTGTCCGCTAGAATAGTCTTAAATGTATTATTATTGATGTTGATCAGGGAGCAATtaggaaaaaagaaagagaaagaaaaattGTTCATAAGCTTTCCGGTGTGTATgtgcacatatatttcattcagtgATGAATGAATCAACAACTCCAAATCCAGCTTTTCTTTTATCAAGACAGTGCAACCC
The sequence above is a segment of the Triticum dicoccoides isolate Atlit2015 ecotype Zavitan chromosome 1A, WEW_v2.0, whole genome shotgun sequence genome. Coding sequences within it:
- the LOC119274688 gene encoding uncharacterized protein LOC119274688 isoform X1, with product MTERQDEAWCSCSPRQCRICHEEEGDDGCATATAMESPCGCSGSLKYAHRGCVQRWCDEKGSTVCEICLQNYEPGYTVAPKKTQVAHVAVTIRGSLEVPRQDYEAPEDAVLIGLDAAVGDPAYAECASAAGRSAAWCRSVTVTFTVVLLLRHLIALVTVGAANQYAFSLLTIYLLRASGILLPFYVLMRLISAVQHGQMQYRLQMLQDQKKERIKNATRGARSETTAACDSCCVRSGCCPLE
- the LOC119274688 gene encoding uncharacterized protein LOC119274688 isoform X2 — encoded protein: MTERQDEAWCSCSPRQCRICHEEEGDDGCATATAMESPCGCSGSLKYAHRGCVQRWCDEKGSTVCEICLQNYEPGYTVAPKKTQVAHVAVTIRGSLEVPRQDYEAPEDAVLIGLDAAVGDPAYAECASAAGRSAAWCRSVTVTFTVVLLLRHLIALVTVGAANQYAFSLLTIYLLRASGILLPFYVLMRLISAVQHGQMQYRLQMLQVQRRNASRMQHGVPGQRQQQHVILVV